Part of the Arsenicicoccus sp. oral taxon 190 genome, GAGCAGGGCGACCTGCTGGTCGCACATGCGCTCCAGCAGGTAGCGGTCGTGGGAGACGACGAGCAGGGTGCCGGCCCAGCCGTCGAGGACGTCCTCGAGGGACTGCAGCGTCTCGATGTCGAGGTCGTTGGTGGGCTCGTCGAGGAGCAGCACGTTGGGCTCGGCCATGAGCAGGCGCAGCAGCTGCAGCCGCCGCCGCTCGCCGCCGGAGAGGGAGCCGACGCGGGTCTGCTGCCGCTGCCCGGTGAAGCCGAGCTGCTTGGCCAGCTGGGAGGCGGAGACCTCCTTGCCGCCGAGCATCGTGAACTTCTTGACGTCCTCGATCGCCTCGATGACCCGCCAGTCCGCGAAGCGCTCGAGCTCGCGCACCTCCTGCGTCAGGAAGGCCATCGCCACGGTCTTGCCCTGCTTGCGTCGACCGGCGTCGAGGGCCACGTCGCCGCTGACGACGCGCAGCAGCGTGGACTTGCCGGCGCCGTTGACGCCGACGATGCCGACGCGGTCGCCGGGCCCGAGGCGCCACGTGACGTCGTCGAGGATCTGCTTGTCCCCCAGGCGGACCGACGCGGACTCGAGGTCGACGACGTCCTTGCCGAGCCGGGTCGTGGCGAACCGCATCAGCGAGACGTCGTCGCGTGGCGGGGGCTCGTGCTCGATGAGCTGGTTGGCCGCCTCGATCCGGAATCGCGGCTTGGACGTGCGCGCCGGCGCGCCGCGGCGCAGCCACGCGAGCTCCTTGCGCAGCAGGTTGTTGCGCCGCTCCTCGGTGACGGCGGCGATGCGGGCCCGCTCGGCCTTGGCGAGGACGTAGGCGGCGTAGCCACCCTCGAAGCTCAGCACCTGACCGTCGACGACCTCCCAGGTGTCGGTCGCCACCGCGTCGAGGAACCACCGGTCGTGGGTGATGACGACCAGCGCGTTGTCGGGGCGGGTCCGGCGGGTGGTCAGGTGCTGGGCGAGCCAGGCCACGCCCTCGACGTCGAGGTGGTTGGTGGGCTCGTCGAGCAGCAGCAGGTCAGGGTCGTCGACGAGGAGCGCGGCGAGCGCGAGCCGGCGACGCTCGCCACCGGACATGGGGCCGACCACGGCGTCCAGGCCCCCGACCGCGGCGGCGTCGATGCCACCGAGGAGACCGTCCAGCACGTCGCGGATCCTCGCGTCGCCGGCCCACTCGTGCTCGGCGCGGTCGGCGAGGACGCTGCGGCGCACCGTGTGCGTCGGGTCGAGGGTGTCCTCCTGGGAGAGCATCCCGACGGTGAGGCCACCGGTGCGCGCCACCCGGCCGTCGTCGACCTCGCGCGCGCCGGAGATGACCTTGAGCAGGGTGGACTTGCCGCCGCCGTTGCGGCCGACCACGCCGACCCGCGTCCCGCCGGACACGCCGAGGGAGACGTCGTCGAGCACCATCGTGGTGCCGAGCGCGAGGGAGGCGCGCTCGACCGAGACGAGATTGGCCACGCTGCTGGTCACTGCTCCTTGCCGGGGTGGACGATGCGG contains:
- a CDS encoding ABC-F family ATP-binding cassette domain-containing protein → MANLVSVERASLALGTTMVLDDVSLGVSGGTRVGVVGRNGGGKSTLLKVISGAREVDDGRVARTGGLTVGMLSQEDTLDPTHTVRRSVLADRAEHEWAGDARIRDVLDGLLGGIDAAAVGGLDAVVGPMSGGERRRLALAALLVDDPDLLLLDEPTNHLDVEGVAWLAQHLTTRRTRPDNALVVITHDRWFLDAVATDTWEVVDGQVLSFEGGYAAYVLAKAERARIAAVTEERRNNLLRKELAWLRRGAPARTSKPRFRIEAANQLIEHEPPPRDDVSLMRFATTRLGKDVVDLESASVRLGDKQILDDVTWRLGPGDRVGIVGVNGAGKSTLLRVVSGDVALDAGRRKQGKTVAMAFLTQEVRELERFADWRVIEAIEDVKKFTMLGGKEVSASQLAKQLGFTGQRQQTRVGSLSGGERRRLQLLRLLMAEPNVLLLDEPTNDLDIETLQSLEDVLDGWAGTLLVVSHDRYLLERMCDQQVALLGDGRLRDLPGGVEQYLQLYAAQQQARQSARSRDAAAGRDAAAGQGAGGPAAAGTAAAASGGGPAYSAAEVREARKEMGRLERQIARLEAEQARLHDDMVARATDATAVRELDARLREVVDQREELEMAWLEAAEVTG